A region from the Gossypium hirsutum isolate 1008001.06 chromosome A08, Gossypium_hirsutum_v2.1, whole genome shotgun sequence genome encodes:
- the LOC107926904 gene encoding uncharacterized protein isoform X2 has protein sequence MLMVLIMLVFTSSRMSLESTIRDALSLIQAVAMAAERRLQDDIWCGSHCSDIAGDEKSCADTLQDHLDLDQGGERLSICGVGVLIMHFIESTISPNMQALQHGKA, from the exons ATGCTCATGGTCCTCATAATGCTAGTTTTTACAAGCTCTAGGATGAGCTTAGAAAG CACCATTAGGGATGCGCTTAGTCTTATACAAGCAGTTGCAATGGCTGCTGAAAGGAGATTGCAGGATGATATCTGGTGTGGTTCCCATTGCTCTGACATTGCTGGGGATGAAAAAAGCTGTGCTGATACTCTACAGGATCATTTGGACTTGGATCAAGGAGGAGAGAGATTGAGTATCTGCGGTGTGGGAGTGCTAATCATGCACTTTATTGAATCCA CCATTAGCCCCAATATGCAAGCTTTGCAGCATGGAAAGGCCTAG
- the LOC107926904 gene encoding uncharacterized protein isoform X1: MNLGDLHKVWEIKALKRKPGEEEAKKKILKKIAKQVQPIMCKHKWRVKLLSKFCTIRDALSLIQAVAMAAERRLQDDIWCGSHCSDIAGDEKSCADTLQDHLDLDQGGERLSICGVGVLIMHFIESTISPNMQALQHGKA; encoded by the exons atgaatttGGGGGATTTGCACAAGGTCTGGGAAATCAAAGCATTGAAGAGGAAACCTGGAGAAGAagaagccaaaaaaaaaatcttaaagaaAATAGCCAAACAAGTTCAACCCATTATGTGTAAGCATAAATGGAGGGTCAAGCTCCTCTCAAAATTCTG CACCATTAGGGATGCGCTTAGTCTTATACAAGCAGTTGCAATGGCTGCTGAAAGGAGATTGCAGGATGATATCTGGTGTGGTTCCCATTGCTCTGACATTGCTGGGGATGAAAAAAGCTGTGCTGATACTCTACAGGATCATTTGGACTTGGATCAAGGAGGAGAGAGATTGAGTATCTGCGGTGTGGGAGTGCTAATCATGCACTTTATTGAATCCA CCATTAGCCCCAATATGCAAGCTTTGCAGCATGGAAAGGCCTAG